GCGTACATCGCTCACCGCATCGCCGCACAGATGGGCCTGTCCGAGGCCGACCGCGGCCGCGTGACGCTGGCCGCCGCGCTCCACGACATCGGCGCCCTGTCGCTCGGCGAGCGGCTGCGGGCGCTCGACTTCGACGTGCGGCTCGTCGAGCACGCCGAGCCCGGCTACCTGCTGCTGCGTGACTTCGCCCCGTTCGCGGACATCGCGCCGATCGTGCGCACCCACCACGTCGAGTGGGCGGACGCGCCGCGCCACGTACGCGAGGGCGTCCCTGTCGACGAGTTGAGCCACGTCCTGTTCGTCGCCGATCGCGCCTCCGTGCTGTTCGACGCGAGCGCCGAGCCGCTCGGCCAGCGCAAGCGGCTTCTGGCCGAGATGCGCGAGGGCGCCGGGAGGCGCTTCATGCCCGAGGCCGTCACGGCGCTGGCCCGGATCGGACGCGAGGAGTCCTTCTGGTTCGACATCGTGACGCTGGCGAACCGGCCCGGGCTGCTCGGCGTCCAGGACCTCGCCGCGGCTCAGCAGGTGACCGTCGACCTGGGCGAGTTCGCGCGGATGCTCGCCCGCATCGTCGACTTCCGGAGCCGCTACACCGCATCGCACTCCTCGGGCGTCGCCGCGTCGGCCGGCGCCATCGCGGAGGCGCTCGGCATCTCGGGCGACGGGGCCGACGAGGTCCGCGTCGCCGGCGGCCTGCACGACCTCGGCAAGCTCTCGGTGCCGGTCGAGGTGCTCGAGAAGCCCGGCAAGCTGGACCGCGAGGAGAGCGCGGTGGTGCGTGCGCACGCGTTCCACACCGGGCGCATCCTGTCGTCCGTCCCGGCGCTCGCGCGCGTGGCGGACTGGGCAGGGCACCACCACGAGCGGCTCGACGGCAGCGGCTACCCCGACCACCTCACGGCGTCGAAGCTCTCGCAGGGCGCCCGGATCGTGGCCGCCGCCGACGTGTTCTCGGCACTGTCCGAGGACCGTCCGTACCGTCAGGGCATGGGACTCGGGCGCGTGCTGCACACGATGGACCACATGGCCCACGTCCGCCGGCTGGACGCGCACG
The window above is part of the Actinomycetota bacterium genome. Proteins encoded here:
- a CDS encoding HD domain-containing protein, whose translation is MMRSGEGNIRFGVRGRRAGGGTMEVRASLLELALCVSEAADLVDRHVVDHHRRVAYIAHRIAAQMGLSEADRGRVTLAAALHDIGALSLGERLRALDFDVRLVEHAEPGYLLLRDFAPFADIAPIVRTHHVEWADAPRHVREGVPVDELSHVLFVADRASVLFDASAEPLGQRKRLLAEMREGAGRRFMPEAVTALARIGREESFWFDIVTLANRPGLLGVQDLAAAQQVTVDLGEFARMLARIVDFRSRYTASHSSGVAASAGAIAEALGISGDGADEVRVAGGLHDLGKLSVPVEVLEKPGKLDREESAVVRAHAFHTGRILSSVPALARVADWAGHHHERLDGSGYPDHLTASKLSQGARIVAAADVFSALSEDRPYRQGMGLGRVLHTMDHMAHVRRLDAHVVNAVRDCAGDVSDARREAAEAGREAYELVAGAAVA